From the genome of Clavelina lepadiformis chromosome 2, kaClaLepa1.1, whole genome shotgun sequence:
TCTTGCACATATAACCGTTGCAGTCCGTTTTCCTGAATCTTTCTCCAGAGCGATTGTCCCAAGTGAAAGTAACAGCCGTAGATGTGCGTTTGAGGAAATGCTTCAATGAGCGCAGCTTTGGAAGCTAGTTCAAAGTCGATCTGTACACTTCTTAATGCGGGTGATAACACTGCTGGTGATAAAtttcaataagcttttgtattgtcccatcacaataggcaattaagcaaatgttcaaacctatttcaaaaagcaatgataaacaacaaaaaaatttggaaaaatggaaagcctagttaagtcgctatcataacagtcgctgttttaatgcggtcggcatttagacaatcgctgtttggaatgtcgctcacttgattacgtcgctattatgaagtcgccattatgacagtcgctgttttgacagtcgctatcctGCCTGGATGCCCCTATAACCACTTCttacattttaattacatttcTGCTTTAGAAACAAAATTAGTTAAGAAAAACGTAAATTTTCATAGATTATGTTTGCAAATCACCATAGAATTTCCAATTGGgctttaaaatgaaagcttaTGATTGTAAACTTTTACCTTGGCAGTTTATGTTTATGTATGTATGAGGCAGTTTATGTAAACAATTGTTATATAGGTAGTTTAGATATAATCGAGTAAACTATTTTATTAAACTGCgactttgatttttgtttttgcattacTATTTAAGAGTAGTCCCTTTCGCCaagcaacaaacaacatttattgtttaaaatttattttccttCTTTATAATTCAAAAATCGTAACCAGCAGTTAAATAacagtttattttgaaataaaaatccaCTTTGAGACTGTTTTCTTGTTTCTATTAGCTGACTTTTGCTAATTGCTATCTATATTACACAGTGCACCTGAGAGTAGACTTTTTTCAGAATCTTCAGAATATCTTTAGCTTTCCAACAAATTTAGTCCTTCAGAATATCTTTAGCTTTCCAATTTTCCTTTCATTGCTCCtgatatttcaaatttctttccAAAATTCTAGATAACATCATTCAAAGCAATGCTTGGTGCTTGTTTGCTATTCAACTTAAAAAATTGCTTCAAGCCAGCATTTCAGTTTAGATGTGAGCTGAACACAAAGTGAACACAAATACTAACAATGGCAAttccgaatacaatattactaaTGAATTTATCAACTTTGATAGGAATTGATGATCTATTTTCCTCACTAAGCTaagttaaatttgcttttgaaatttCCATCTGATCATTAATTTTTAGCAATTAtgtcatgttacaagcaagatttggcaactttttgatgaaattatatCATTTGGTGCTGACATGAATATAACAGATTCAGGATTTGTTTGTGTCGACTTTATGATATTCGGGTGAACAATGAACCTGAACAATTGTCCCTGCCATGCATCCCTAATATTTACCCAAAATGTAGTAATTTTAGACTTAGatatatatttacataaaatgtCTGCTCATCTTTTCATGATGAAAGCCAAGGTAGAAGTTTAAATTCAGAAGCAGTTAAAATAAAGGTCAGAATGGAAACTGTATGATGAATTGTATATAAAATCTGtgaaaatttctgttttcctcaaatagattttttttggagcaaaaatgcaattaagatAAATAATCAGTAattctgcatcttttgacaccTTGTTTGTAGCTCAAGCTCAATAGGGGACCGAGCTATAACCAACTTAGAAAAATGCGCTCccactgaaacttcaacaaggggatgcaacctcaaaatgatGTCGTAAttccaaaaatttctttcattgtgcccaaaataccgcctagagagaccccaagcttttttacATTCAAAAATGGTGAATAAACGAAACATCCTAATATACATATTATGCAACTACATAAAGTGCTACAAAGTTTATCCACGTAGCAATGCTAGCTGCAACAATATATGCATATAtgtatacatacatacatatacaTACATGCATGCATACATACatgtataaataaatatatatctacagtcgaatccgcttaattcggacactttggttccgctcacttttggacgaattaagcggagaaacggctttgtccgaattaagcggaaaatcaattgttcgtttcatggtcatgcgtaaaggcagacaacgcatttaaaatactgtactgttgcgtaataaatgaattgcacctgcgctatactgcagtaatttgcactgatcgcataaaacgcacaagagtaCGAGTAAATGAGTACGCATAAAACGTACATTCTGAGCCGCTTCCTCTTTAAACCTCGTCCACGAAGCATAGTCTCTTCACGTTGTTCACGCagatttgcatcatttttaTACCAATCTTGCAAAGTACGTTTTGATATCCCCACCAACGCAGCTAACTGCTGAACTGTCAAGGAAGcgtcttcatttttttcttcgtctagtttagtgagcaatttcactttttctgctaaacttttctgtaccattctgttctacaagatggtcgcaatggtaccgaagtaaaagcgactatgaagctggcacagccttatatgagttcattgtcgattgttaccgCATCAATTGTCATTGTTTCAcgataatcactcataatgcaactgcatcttgtgttaaaaccaaccaagtactgtttattgtttcataacctaacgatgtaacgataggaattgcgaacctgtgtccgaattaagcggagaattgtccgaattaacgggagttttttacgttcaatttttacttttgttccgttcccgagcattttggccgaataaagcggttgtccgggttatctggtgtccgaattaagcggattcgactgtatatatataatagaTTTGCTATATAATTaccaaaacatcaaattacaattaattaaaaacactaaatcaaatttaaaatcttgttcaatctatattttttaaaaagaatgaAATTACCACATCAAACTACTACACAAGCTTAGCCTCAAATAAACGTAGATGTTTACAAAACTACTACTTACTAGACAGCCGGACAAGCAGATTTAAAGTGGCCAAAGCTGTCCTGTAAGATAATTAGCACCATGTTAATTGTCAGTAGCTTTATATATAGCAACAATTACTGCTGTTGAGGAGCAAAATAGAACAGGAAATTGCTACTCTCTGCTGCTTTGTAAATTTACTTCAGTGGTATTGGTTGTTTTCGAGACAGTGAAGCGATTACACGTTGTAGTACATGAATAGCACCAGCTCTTCCTAGCAAACTGGCATTCGTGGAGGCTGACAAATCATAAAAAAGTCATGTTATTTCTAAATCGGAATTTTCAATACATCATACATCATAAACAGGGATTTAACCAAGATTTACAAATTTgcaatgaatatttttattgtaggcTGAATAAATTTCTTTCACACATCCCATTATCATCTACATACATAATCATGTGTGAATAATAAATAGCCTACACCTTGTATTGGCGTAAATGTGATTGCCATCTTTGTCATTCCtgtttttatcataaatcgATATTCTTTGCTAAATCTGATTTATTTGTGACATGAATGTTACTAACATTAAGTAAATCCATATTCTTTCTTATAGTATACATCAGAGATGGAAAGACTCAAGTCactgacttgacttgagtcaggTTTTTGGAAAAACTTGACTTCTGTTTTAGTTTATTGTTAGTTTATAATTAATGCTCAATTTAATTCGTGAAGGTTAACGTGGAAATTTCAGTTGACGTCGCTCgagtcacaaaacaaattatttcaaatcgttgtaaaatcgttttttttttttatttgtgaaagaatttattcaaaaatcacTACGCAATACATTCTAATGAATGTGGAAAAGCGTCAGAAATGGACAAAATCAGATTTAATACTAATCTTTACGTTGCAAGTATTCAGAAAGCCATTTATTATTTATCGAccttaaatgaaaaataaatcgtAAATAATGACTTGGCATGTGTTAAGACTGGGACTTGATAAACAATACTGACTCAACTTGACTTGGGAATGTAATtaaatgactcgacttgacttgcgCTGTTAGTGACTTGACTTGTATCACAACCATTAAGACTTGTTTCCGTCACTATGAtagtataaatatttattggCTTTATTTATAACATATCCTCCAAACTTTGCTTAGGTATACTTTGCCACGTTTAAGAACTTAGAGTACTATGTTCCCAAAGTTATTGTGATTTGTAAAGGTACAACAACTGCTAGTAGATGATGGgaaatatatatgtataaattGTTTTCTCCATGTCTATTTATTTCCTTATGCTAAACTGATGATATCATCTAAACATCTGTTCATGTGGTAGCTAGTTCATTATAATGATTTAGcttttttgattaaaaaaacttGTCACGATATATGTGACAATATGTGTCCATAAAAGAGTAACACAAAAAAGGGTTACTTTTTATAGACACACCATTCATTATGACAACACCATAATTCAAAATGTCAACAAAATTCACATTGACTATAATTAACAAATAATCATATATCAAAGTTATATTAAACCAGCAGTGAAGTGTTAAGTGTGGTTGCACTTGCATAGGAAAGTTTGTGCTCTTGGTTTTGATTCTTGTATTGCAAatccaaacaaaaatatgaacttttatcaagttttaatTGATGAAACAGCAACCTTTTTAAGTCTTTATTCCTTACTCCTTAGCTTTATGAAAAGTTTTAGCCCCTAAGGTCCAAAACCACACAAGTTCCCCGACACCTCAAAAGTATGAAATCAGAAATAGCTTGATATCACTGACAAAATGCTGTACATCAATCATCAAAGTATCATACTGTAGATCTTAATGTATTACTAGTGAATACAGCAAAGCTGACAGACTTACAATTGAAGACACTCAATTTGAGTACAGCAAGGGACGCAGGCAAAAGCCTTGAATGATTTGTATGATTGTGTGATGAACGTACAGAAGTTAATATCATAGAAAGAGAGCCCGTTAACCTTGCACGAAGGGCAAATTTACGATctgtaacaaaaaaaacagcttGAAACATTTGCTACAGCTGACGGCAAAGCACACCACAGCATTCATATTGTGTCTCAAGgcaatttaaaacttttagtaTATTTATATGCAACTCTTACAcgttaaattaaaaagacaGAAAAGTTTAGGGTAAAATAATAAACCATAATAATTAAAGCTTATCAAAGTTGCTCACCTTTAGGTCCAATCTTTGACAAGAGATGTATAATGGCAGATAACAACCTCCAGTCCAAGTGTGAGCCAAGGTAGGACAAGGTGTGCAATAATACCCTTGTAGCATCGTGGCTTATCAGCCTCTTAATTGCGCTATGTCCACCATTAGATATTTCAGCAAGCGTGCTCACTAGCGCTAAACATGATGCCTGATCACTACAACTCTGAAGAATAAATCACAAGATAGTGATTACATACATATTACTGTCCGAGCTCtttttgctaattttttatTCGTTACAGATCATGagtaaacaacaaataatttttagcTAAACTTTGTCACAAACTCAAACCTCCAGTGTTAGTAAAATTATGTCCAAACCGGCTTTGCTTGTTGCATCTTTCTTGCAGGTTTctataaaatattaacaaaactgtGCATTTTCTGTTGTGAGTAAAACCATCCTATTACTTTATAGACTGAATTAACATACAATTCAAATTATAATCAGGTCACAGCACAAACTTTAAAGGTCTTGtgaattaataaaacaaaagtatgACGTAAGTACAACATAAGAACAACTTTGAAGAATCCGTGCATTTTTTCAGGAGCATGTCAGATATTAGTTACCACAAACTGTAATTTAAATACACCAACAgaatagataaaaaaaatatttattaaaagaaagGGGCAAGACTAGAAACACAAATGTGCAGTTGATGATAAAAAGATGTGTGTGAACAGTAATGTATTATTGTCACTTgaatattatttataaatgtTTATCTTCATCATAGAgttatatagtatatatatcataatctacaatttaaaatacaCAGACTACAAAATTTGTGGTCATATAGTTTTGTATGGAGTAGAAACAAAAATGACATTCCCTCTAGAAACGTAAGCaatcttttttcaatatttgcaCACAGTAGTCTATGGCATATATACCATAGCAACTTTTGGTAGACTGAAAAAGCATGCTTCTGAATATTTTAGCGGTTGTGAAGGTGAGAAAAAATGACTGACGACTAGGAAAGAAATCTGTTAGTgtaactttttgaaataatgacaaaaagaaacataatttaaaatcatttaagTAAATTTAGCATGTTCCAGCCAATCACCAAACATTCGTTGATTGGgtgaataaaatattaacaatgaTGGTGATTGTACAACTTACGCCACAGTGATGACATTCTCTTCAAAAAGTGAGGgagtaaaaattaatttgataGGTAGCCTATATTGTAAAGACAAAGGTTTATAAACAAGAATTGGCGTAATGCAACagctatataattaatgttgaTAGCTTCAGCAATAGGTTGGAAACATCAATCACGGTTTAAAGAAAACCACCACTCACAccaactaaaaagtttttttgaagaCAACCCTGTAACTTTGTGCATATCCCAGCTAGGTCATTAAGTAAGTACGCCCACGTCAAAACAAATTCTTTAATTATCCTTATAGCTGCATATGGTACACCCTTGTTCAACTTTTGGGCATGTACTTGATATATATTATAAAGTGTAATGAATTACCTTGATCATTCACCAATTGTAAGAGCTTATGGCACAGATAACGTGTTTGTTCTTTGTCGGGGTTGCTTGCTCCACTGAGCCTTTCAAGTGTTGAAAGCACTGACTTTGCCCGCGACCTAAGGAGtacaaaatgataaagtttaaaattccACAAACACTTGAAATTACTTGTCGAATTCCATTGAAGCCTTGAAGGTATATCATAAAAAGCTGAAGAGATTATcacaaagattttaaattaaaaaattgaggCCATCACAGGTGAATAGTAATCAACAAACTAAACAATCGTGATGGATTACAACTCGAGGAAAGAAGGGCAGGATGACATCAGCAACAGGCATGAAAGGTTTCACCTTGTTgtcacaaacaataaagaacaAAAGATTACAAAGGGCAAATGGAGGTAATTTGAGTGTGAAATGCGCAACCCACACTAATGTACATGTGTTTGGCAAGTAATTTTCCACATGTGTTATTGCATAAACAATATACGGATAAAGCTGAAGTAAGAAATGATTAAATACACACAGCAGCTaacaaataacagtaaatGAATGTGCTTACTTGGTATGCGAATGACTTTTAGCTGATTTAACAGCAAACATGCTTTTACTTGATAATCCATAAAACTTTTACTGGCTTCAAAGACATTTGTCCACcttaaattatattattgcTAACAGCACCCGATGGTCAGTGCTGGAGCAATACATTTGTATCAAGTCAATCACTACACAGATAATAATATTGCTAGATTAAAACTTGGcattaattaaaaatacagACATTGCATCTAGCTATGTTAATGCACAATTGGGCAAAGACTAATATAAATTAGTAAGCATAAACCGAGTATTTCAATGTTAACTATATGATACCTAGCAGCTCAAAAAAAATACCACAATGCACATTGCAAAGCATAGCCTAAGCTGACAAAAATACATAGcaaataaaatgtattattATAGCATATATATGGTACATTAATAAGAAATCAGCAGTCATCATCACCATCAAGACTGGAAGCATGGCACTATTCGTTGAGATCTTGAGGGTGCATTTAACAGTGTGGTAGGCAAAACTTAAATCTACAACAGCGGGGTGCAGCAAGCACAGCCTTCAAAAATCTCGACGGTGCAGTTGTCATGCTTTCCACTTAGGATTACCATCAAGCAAATTAGCAGCATCACCATTATTATACAACAGACTGATCcataaatgacaaaaaagtCTTTGGAACTTGAGACATTTCAGAAACTGGATTAGCTCgaagaaaagttaaaaattgtttcctaattcgGCGCATTTCAGGCATAGAGATGTTCTTTTTCATGATGTAAGCATCACCTGTCTCTGGAAAATGAACAGTTTCTCCAATGGAGGTAGTTTTCTGTGCTGCACAAATTGTGctacaaattttttgcaacatCTTATCAACTTCAAACACAAAAGTAGGAGACATAAGTGGTGGATTCTGGGTGGACATATTAGGCTTTTGAGCAGTTTTCTGAAATATAGCTTGGCAAATATCATTCAAAGGCAATTTTTCTGTtgataaaattgtaaataacgGAGAATCCCAACGGTTATTTGGATCAGGACATTCAAAACGCATTAAGAGAGCTTCCAAAATATCATTTGAATATCTATCAGATTCATTTTTCTGACTGTTATATTCAATTATATCATCTTTAGAAGCAACACAATGGATAACGCAATACGTGGTCCTGGCATATTTGGATACACAATGAAGTTCGTATCGAAAACCTTTGATGTAGTTCAATGAGTCCACGATGACGATTGTTTTTGAAGTTAGTTCTCTTTCAGTGGCCGACTTCAATGCTCCCCTTGTAGTTATTTCACTTCTGGAATTCCCATAGACAGCATTTCGATCAATGCCATGATCACTAACGATGACACATTTGTAAGTGGGATGTTGATTGGTAACGTAATCTAAGATTTCTTTGGCACGCTTTGACTTCCCTGATGCAGGATATCCACATAAAACAACAAGTGCCATTAGACAAGCCTATAGATATACTGGATATTTAATTTAGCCAACctacaattaaacaaaaccaGTAGATATCATACATAAATTATATATCTTGTTTTGTGGGTGTTTCAGGTAAAGTTAGCAGTTGTATGACAAACACGTCTGTAAATTAGGcagtttttgatgaaaaaatcaagtgtacaaaaatgcaaatttaggTAATTCTTGTTTGTCGATTATAAACTGGTGTTTAAACAACtagattttctttgtttataataaattggCGTGTAGATAAAACTTCTTCGTGCATGTTCTGATGTTGATGAATTTCAAGCGTGCTGCGGCTACACTTTTCAATATGGATGAccccgactggaaagtacgaCGAGAAACCGTGCAAgtaaagatgcaaatttttgtgtgaTGGCATATTGGCGTGCACAGAAGGctcaattctttatttatttattataaattggcacaaccagcttttttgtttatttactataATCCGGTTAAAGATTAGATTAGCAttgccaccaaacccacaatataggcctatagtttctaagtttaaaaaattttgaaccaaaaataacacaaacaacgaaacaacTATATACATCattggaagatgtagaggatATGTTTCCTAACACTAAAAACATGGAAATTAACAGCCGAAAAAATGCAGGGGACATGATTTGATTAAAGtgacaataaatattttgcatgcCCAACAAAATGATGGGTGAAGAAAACTGTACAAAAGAAACTGTATCCTAGGGATCGGAATCCCATTTTTGTGGTCACAATATTGAGGTCCAGTTGGCCCACTAATATAATCAGTAAGTACATAAACAGTAACAATCAAGTACATAGGCTATAGGCcttttaagtaaaatattgCCATTACGAAATCATGTCTCTACGTTATCTGCAACTACTGAACAAAGGTATTATGTGATGAATAATACCGGTAGCCTACTGTATGGCTGGATGACAAAGAATTTACATCTTAGGCTATTACATATATCTGTATAAACtacatttaaacaataaatagaTACAAAGTACAAGATACCTAGATGCTATTACCTACCGGTATAAATCgttaatttgtaataaatactAAGTTAGCCAGTTAACCACCTGGCGGTCAGATCTACCAGGGACCAGACCAACCGACGACGCCACCACTGCCAGGTTATAAAGACCTGTAGTTAGCCTACCGGTATACAAAGTGACCTTTCGCATATAAAcattaaatacaattttatatgGTCTTAG
Proteins encoded in this window:
- the LOC143446289 gene encoding protein KTI12 homolog, with protein sequence MALVVLCGYPASGKSKRAKEILDYVTNQHPTYKCVIVSDHGIDRNAVYGNSRSEITTRGALKSATERELTSKTIVIVDSLNYIKGFRYELHCVSKYARTTYCVIHCVASKDDIIEYNSQKNESDRYSNDILEALLMRFECPDPNNRWDSPLFTILSTEKLPLNDICQAIFQKTAQKPNMSTQNPPLMSPTFVFEVDKMLQKICSTICAAQKTTSIGETVHFPETGDAYIMKKNISMPEMRRIRKQFLTFLRANPVSEMSQVPKTFLSFMDQSVV